ATTGTCTGCGAAGAAAAATTTGTGGCTTTTTCAAGCTGGAACGTAAGGCTAATTTGTAGGCTTCAAAATTAGTTTCAAGGTGGGtcagaaaataatcaaaattattatataaagctgCGTCTTCATTAGAAATGGTCCTTAAagcttccttaatttttttgaacaaagtTTTATGTTCTTCAACATTGACTTCGTTTTCTTCTATCGGATACAAAATAAGCGTTTCGGGCATAGGAGGATATGGCATATTGAATCGGCAGAACTCCTGTCCGCGTAACTCTCTTAGGCAGGAAGCACTATGCTTGTGGCGTTGATACTGAATTACTTCTTGTAGCTCAGTATCGTCTCCATTTGTAGTAATAAACCTATCGATAAAGTTTATTACTTGCTCGGTATTTTCGGCGTCTTCGAGCTTAGGAGCACCAGCAAGCCAGTACATGCCATGAGAGTGCGGAGATCCTCTGTGCTGGAATTCGATTCTCcaataaaaatgggaaagattgaattccccaaaaatatcggttttgaacaattttattaattgtcGCAACCTGTAATCGAAGTATCGAGAGCACGTCactggatcggatcggattaaCCGAGCCTTTTCGGAGCTGGAAAGAGCTGCCGCTTCTTCCTCGCTTATAGCCCTATTGTCCAATAGAAGGGAAAGGATAACTAAAAGTTCATTCCACTTAGTTTCAGCAGCGGAAAGAGTTATGAAAAACGTTGGCAAACCAAATTGTCGAATCATagcaataactttttttttttcagcctccCAATGAGCTGGTGCCGACCGTAAGCCTTTAAGGATGTGGTAGCCATCATCATGTTGAACAAGTCTGTCAACAAATGACTCATCCCGCAGATTACCAGCGGTAACTGCACCTGACTTTTTGCGTAAAGCAATTGAAATAGAATTTTGAATGCGCTGCATTTCGTAAaatttatacatgtataaaacTTTAGGAACTACAGCGCATCGACGGTCGTAAAATCGGATTTGAGATCTGGCTTTTTTTGCATAGGTTGtctttcctttaaatatttctccgCAAGAAATAGTTGGAAAGGAAAGTTCCTCTGCGTCTTCGTCAAGCGTTAAGCTTGTTGGGCGACGGCCTTCACCCGGTGCCAATGCAATGCGCTGAATTGCAGTGtcattattttccaataatgtttcatggcctccgggatttaaattttcttcgaGCTCTGCAGCATTTTGGGATAggtgttgctgctgaagaAGTTGCTCTACTGCTTCGCGATCAGATTCATCCGCAATAAAAGGAATTTCATTAATTCCTTGAAGTCCTGCCAGCCATGATTCGTTCAGTGAAATGTTGTGCTTTCTGTAGAGCTCGGTATTCACTAAGTACCGTACAGCTTCAAGGACCCGAGCGGGTCGAATAGTttcagtcatgaaattgtgagCATACTCTAGTCTCCTTTTTAAATGGACTTGGATGACATGAGTAGAGTCGAAAGAGCGCGGAAGCGCAGTCACAATATCAGGAACTGAAATTGGAACGTTCACTACTGCCCCTCTGATTCCGCATTGCCTTTCATAGCCGAGGGAAATAATCCTCATAAAAGGAATTCTCGGTGAGATAAGGCGTTCTTCGAGGCAGGTGAGTCCATTCAAGCACTCAGGAATTTCTGGGAAGTCGAACCCATTGGAAAGGCAGAGTGACGGGAGTTTGCCAAGAGAGATGGCACGACGACAAGTATGGCAAAAGTTATATTTGCCGGACGGACTGGGAAATTTTCGTGACAAATAAAAAGCGTTGCCAACGTTTAGGAGGGGAAATTTAGAGGAGATAGCCAGGATGTATAATCCACTTACCTGCGAACGGAACCATGTTCCTCCacagcaaatacaaatttccGTTGGTCCTTCCTTTATGTTCCTGTGATAAAGATCCCTTGCTGTTGCTCGAATCCTATTTCGCTGTTGTTCTCGTTCCTGATCCAGTTCGTCCTCCGAAAGTTGAGCTCTTGCGTCCATATTGCGTTGCGACTGCCTTTGGGAGGCATCCAGTCGATTTTGGGGGTCCATCCTGAAGTTTACTAATCGATCCTCTGCCATTTGCCGAATTTGTTCTTCCCGAATCCTCCGCTGTTGTCGTGTTTCCCGGCGTTGTGATGTGTTTATCCGTTGCTCCTGTGTTCTTGCTATGGGATTTCTCCTGGTTGCTCTCCGGTTATTGGCGTCCCTCTGCCGTTCTCGCTGTCTTTCCACAGAATCCCTTCGTCGCTGTCGATGCTCTTCAGTATTCCTTTCCTGTTCTCTGGCTCGTTCCTCTGAGTCCTCGCGATGAGCAGCTCGCGCTGCTGCGTCCCGAATCCGCTCTGAAATTCGAAATGTCGGATTCGTCCTCCGGGAGGCATgttcagcagtattttgcaccggCTCTCGTCGCCTCTCCTCGGGGTCCTCTCGACGGATCGCGTGTGCATCCATGTCCCGAATGCGTTCAGGAATGCgaaactccggaatagtcctccgagtagagtgctcagcagtgtttcgcaactgctctCGTCGTCGCTCCTCGGGGTCCTCTCGACGGATCGCGTGTGCATCCATGTCCCGAATGCGTTCAGGAATGCgaaactccggaatagtcctccgagtagagtgctcagcagtgtttcgcaactgctctCGTCGTCGCTCCTCGGGGTCCTCTCGACGGATCGCGTGCGCATCCATGTCCCGAATGCGTTCAGGAATGCgaaactccggaatagtcctccgagtAGAGCGTTGAGCAGtgtttcgcaactgctctTGTCTTCGCTCCTCAGAGTCCTGTCGACGGGTTGCGCGTGCCTCCATATCCCGAGTCCGCTCTGAGACACGATAGTCCTGGTCCTGTCGACGATTTGAATGCCTTGCAGCATCCTGAATACGCTCCGCAGAACGGATTACTGGGTTGGTCCTCCGAGACGCATGCTCAGCAGtgtttcgcaactgctctTGTCTTCGCTCCTCAGAGTCCTGTCGACGGGTTGCGCGTGCCTCCATATCCCGAGTCCGCTCTGAGACACGATAGTCCTGGTCCTGTCGACGATTTGAATGCCTTGCAGCATCCTGAATACGCTCTACAGAACGGATTTCTGGATTAGTCCTCCGAGACGCATGCTCAGCAGtgtttcgcaactgctctTGTCGGCGCTCGTCAGAGTCCTCCCGACGAGTTGAATGCGCTTGTGCGTCCCGAATCCGTTCAAGGTTGCGAACCCTTTCGCTTCTTCTCCGCTGCGCGCGTGCAATGGAATCCTGAACACGACTTTCCTCCCGTACGTTAGGGTTATTGTCTCGAACATTAGCGATATGTTGGGAGTTCCGAACTCTTATTTGGGACGCATTCCGTTCATAGCGGGCTCTGCTGCGGTTTAAAGCAGCTTGGCGGCGTTGTTCCTGGGATAACCGTGATACGCGTGGCATTTTTTATAGTCCTgtatgaaaaaaatgaaagttatGGAATGTTATGGAATGCATATAAAATCACCGACATGGAATGCCGTCCACGGGTATAAgattttaaagaattaaaaagtTAATATACTTACCAAAgtttgtgtttttaagcaCGATATTAACGTACTATTAATTTTGTATCACTTGTAAaaatactttaatttttttccactggtaaaaataactttaacaCACTTTAAATTTggcacttttaaaaaatacttccgctctctttaaaatttttgcacTTGTAAAAATACTGACTGACAGAGTAACGTCATCACTcggtaaatttttttcattgaCTGATCTAGGGATTAAAGGATTTCTAAATATATAGCCAAGCTAGGTaatatccaaacaaaaaagaattatcCTTTGACCCTTTAAAGGTTCCCTAGATtaccctttttaaaaaaggcaataaaaatgcatttgtCTTTTTTTGTACCTGTGCTACCTGTTGTGCAATTTAGGtgtttttcaataatttgaGTCTTAATTTGTAGCGCTTTTCTTCCGATTCGACCAATCAAAAAAGTATTACCTGATATTGTACAGTAAGAAGCCACTCTATAAATTGCACTCATACCTGCGTTGAGGGTTGCGAAATTAaggtcttttaaaaaattctgacCCCTTGCACGTGTTCAttgaaaataaaccaaatgACGGTCTACCAAATTTTACCTGTTAACCAGGTTAAAATGGGATAATCCCATGGATGTCTTTCCCATGGATGTCTTTAGTGTTATCAAAAAGTAAAGGGTTGCAAATTTAAGAATGTAAACTctgttgtaatttttatgaCTGTAACAGTCACTCCCACCATTCTAAAAAGGCCAGACGAAAAAGGGTAGATATGTATGTCTAATTTAAAAGATGTATAGGAATAAAGGGTATACAATCTACAATCtaatctgcaagggtatacaaacttcggctccgcccgaagttagctttcctttcttgtttgttttacGTCGGTTATTGTCTTTACTGTATTTTTCGCTTGCGTTTCGGTTGTTATGTGAATATCTATAGTATATATagggtttttttgtttttaatatatagCTGTTAACGCCACGTTTGTTTCCGCTGTTTGCTGTAGTCGTATTATCAGTTTATCTAACACTCGGGTTGATAGCGCTCGGTGGAGAGAGGTCCAGGGTgctagtggtggtggtgctggtgtcTGGTGTGTGCGCTCCGCTGGCTGGTGGTGCACTGATCGGATCGCCAACACGACAGGTAAGTGCCAGTGCTGCCGTCCTCAGGTGTGTGAGTTAGGGTTTTTTTGTGTAAGTCTTTTGGtatatttgttgtttcttttttttgatatttttttatgttagcACCGCGTTCAGTTTGGAGTTACTGAGCTCGTTCGCCTTTGCGTTCCACTTTGCGACTTGCCAGCAAACGGCGATGGCACGGGGTTTTTGTAACCTCGCGGCGGTCCGAACTCTCCAAACCTGCGTCCCACCAGCCATCTCGCTCTGGCCCAGCGAAACCAGCGAACCGTATTAGCACAGGTGTAATTACCTGCTGGACGAACTACAGCCATCTCGCTTGCACTCGCTCTCTGCGGCTCAGACTCTTTCTCGGCTCGAGCAGGAAGGTAAGAGAGCGGCTCTCTTCGATCGTAATGATCATTAACCACCTGAGTCACCTGGAAACGAAGTCGTTGGTCTCTTCCGATTTTCCTGGGAAGTGCTGCACACAGCAAAAATTTTCTCAATTGGATCTAAATGGGTACTACCTTTGGACCTATGCGAGGTCTAGACTAAGATCTTAGTTTGCACTTAATGGGTTTTGAtagatattaaatattaaatcttaagccctttctttattttctctctctgtgttCTTCTGTCGTTGACATTTTCGCCGGTCAAGACTTCCGCTGGCCGCTGCCCGGTCACTGGCTCGTAATTTGTTTGGCCATTATCAGACCGTTTAGAGCAATCTTCTTAGCCGCCTCTGTACGCACTCCTTATCATTATGCGCCATTCCCAGCGGAACTATGTTGCTTCCTTTGGGCGCATCGGAAGTCTCAGCACGAGCCTTAATCGATCCCTATTAGTTTTATGGAAGGTCTTTCCTACTATGGTTACATTTTAATAAGTCCGAACTTCCGTTAATGTTGCCCAGGGTAATACAAGCAGTTGTTGTTAGAATTTATAgacttaatttttaaattccaaGCAATTAGAGAGAAATAAGTtagaattataaaatattaaatactatATTCCTATGGATATTCAAAGGAAATTGTGGAAACTGTTACCAATAATTCCCCCGAATGTGCATAAAACCTAAAGATACTATTCTTGAAATAATGTAACCATTTTTATTCTCAACTAAAAGatacttttcttttaaaataacaGTAAAACACCTAGAAAATCGTCTATAAAACATCACCATTTAGTAATACCATGACTATTGGAATCATTGAAGTGGAAATGGCAGCGCTACTGTTAGTTCCTTGGCGGTTTTGCGATGGGGTGCAGTATGCTTTGATTTCGTTGCAAATAACagaacaacagcaacagaactTGCAgagaaataaagaaaaacttcattTGTCGTTTTTCATTCTGCTTAACGGAAGCGGTCGCAACCGTTAGACGCTGGATCCAAAGCTATAGCTGAAGAGCAGAGCTGTTGCCACCGATCCCAGCCAAATGCAATTAGTTGCAGCAACAAACTgcagctgctgccgctggtgttgctgctgtttcTGTGGGGCGAGGATGCAACTGCAATTGCAACTTGGACGGCTGTGGAAGCTCGGCTTTTAGCTTTCCATTTGGCtaagcagcagcatcagcccAAATGCGAGCGTTCTGCAAATGATCTCTggcaaaatataataaaggaAGTTGGCGAAACACATTTATCCGTCTAATGATGTGATTCCTCCCAGCCGGCACAAAGGAGCCAGCTCGAGTGCATCTTAAATTTATATGAGAATGTGGCTAGATTCTAGGAAAAGTCTCTACGTATTTTACAATAAATTGGTTTATGTGTGTTGGCCTCTTTTTCCATTAaactattattaatttattctaATAGATATTCTTTCGAAACTAGAAATACCATCCTTTAGACCCCTCTATTCCCCATAAGACTACTCCCTATTATTCTCAAATACTTAAATTTCAAAGCTGGCATGATTCATAACGCAACTAATACAAAACAATTGTTTAACTTCCACTAAAGCTagacatttgtatttttagaaACTCATATTATATATGTGAAAAGCTATCAAGAGACAGCTAGCATGATGGAAAAAAAACGTAACTATCATTTTGGCCAGACAGCAGACAACAGCCCACCAAACTCGAGCTATTTGCAGCTCATGTGTTtcgttttatttgaaattctcttttttttttattttgtattttagttttGTATTTTCCACATTGTCATCGAACCGTGACGATGCGTTGCTGGGTGCTCTGTGCTGGTATTACTGTTGTACCTGTCCCATGCCTATATATACGATACATACTATATAGGCATAGAATACCTGTGGCGGAGTCTAACCCCCGCAGAAGCTGATGATCTAAGTGTAGAACATGCGATAATGTTTATGGCCGTCGGTACTCGGTTGGGCAtttagtgaaaaaaaaacacaaaaatataggGGTGCACATCGGAACCAGACCGATCTGATGCGATCCACAGCGATCCCGATGCCAGCCGTGGATATGAGCGCCTGCATGACAAAGAGTCCGGAATGTATCGGAACAGTAGCCCCCGAAAAAAGGGATAATTAATTATGCCGCAGTATTTCTGCTGGTTCTGGTGACATTTTTCTTTTCACCTTTCGATAAGGAAATGACGAGGCGCAAAATGTTGCTAACAAATATACCATATATAAGGTGCATGAACACCCCTATAGAAACTGGAGATACGGAAGTTCTAGTTTcgaaaaaagaacaaaatttCCGCTTATGATATTattgttctattttttttcccatttctaTTTTATTCGGATGTCGATGCATATGGGGTGTCTGATCCATGGATGATATAGTTTTTCCATGGAATTGAGTCAACAGAGCCACCGGCGATTGCTTTCGGCCAATTGTGCAATTTTCTGATTTCGTTATTGTTTTTCGCGTTGGCTTTCGTTCGCTGTTGCTTTGTTGCAATTATTGGCCAAGACATTTGGCAAATTGCATTTGGGAAAGCTCTCTGCAGTGCCTTTCTGGTGTAATGCTGGAAACTTTCACCATATGGAACCAAATCAGTCAATCCTGCAAATGGAGTTCTCTGGCCATCGCAATTAACGGTCTAATGAACTTTCACcgaaaatttacaaaaacaggaaaaatcATTTCCAGAACCTAACGGATGTCCAAAGTGAGGAAACTGGGGTTCAGTTGGGTCAAAAGCAATTGACCGCCCAGCAAGAACAGTCAACAGTCAACTCGAAAAAAAGGGCCTAAAGCCTAATTTCGGATCAACATGGCACTGAAAAGCAACAGAAGTCGAGTTAAGGTGACCAGTACCAGTCTGCAGTCAAGGGGTTATCTCTATCTAAAACTCGCACTACTGATACCCTAAAGTTCAAGCTTGAAATATTAAGAACTAGGTAGTTCGGGTATAAGACTGATCACACAAATCCTCAtataaattaaacaagaaatattttatacttttcttaaaatttccAAGACACCTGCCCCTCAAGCATTCCCCAAGATCCCTTTATCTTTGGCTAGGTACTTGCCTACTCCATGGCAACCAAAATGTAGAACCTTCATTTATTTTCCCGAAATactagaaataataataataacccaCATGTACCGGTATGTATGACCATTTGACTTAAGTGAAGTCATCAAAACAGGCCGCTTCAGCGACAAAACGAACCAAATTCTGTGAAACTTTTGCCACTGCCCCGGacataaaacccaaaaatacaaaaaaaaaaaaactgaaaaatgaataaaagtaCAGAAAGCGGGTGAGAGACTGAACCGAAAAGAGGATTTCTTAATTActccacaaaaaaatacaaaaagggGGCGGAGAACCGGTGAGGAGACAACAACAAATGCTGCGTTTAGGGTCGTTTCTTGTATTGGCCTCATCATAATTACAGAGCACTTCTTCTGTTTCTGATCCCAGGTCCAAGTCCGTTCATCAGGGCAATGATATGTGTCGCGCTCTATCGCAGCCCTCGTGGTCGGCAATTATTTTACGACCTAACCGAAAACTCGAATGGCCAACTAGAATAACTAACTCATAACGATTCAGGGTTTTCTCGTAATTTTACACCAAAAGAAAATAGTTTAGATAGACTTAATTGTTTTACTCAGCGAGTACTATACCCGGTACTCTGGGTTACAGAATAAGTAGCTGGTATCATACAGCCACAAACTTTAACCCTTGGTTTCTattctttcttttattaaaatatatgtaacTTACAACTAAACCcctttcttaatatttttttttttcaatgtattttttttttataatattctgGTTACGGACGGCTGCCTTTGACAGATCTACGATAgcgaaaaatacaaaaagagaCTATACTTTTTGACCATTTCCAGGTCGGGGCGAGTGTCGCACGTGTTTTCTTTCAGGGTGTCGCCTCAAGTACTTCGGATCGTTATAATTTTTCCACGATTTTGTGGGGATCCACTAACTGAGCCTGGGGGCTGTACAGTTGAGCTTGCCGGAGGATGCAAGCGGAGTGCTAGCCGAATGTTTCATGCAACATATCAAAGTCAACGGAgcagaaaatcaaaaaagtgcaaaaaggCAGAACCCATCAACAGGTTGCCAAAGTGCAGAGGGTGCAAGAGAGATGGCCGACGGGCGCGAAAGAGATGCAGTGAGCGACTCCACAAGTATGATAATAATTTAGACTGTTATCTCTTTATAGAGCCAACTAACATGCAATATGGTCCGGATCCGAGTCCGACACAGTACTATACTGCAAAATGCATACTGTTTTCCGCTGCTGTAAATGGAAAACTGGGGGAAAAATTATGTGCTAAACACGCAGGCTGTGGCCCGAGCTGGTACAGTTAACGCAAAATATAAAACACATTCTTGACTAATGCTAGCCAACACTAGACAACATAGAAAGGCGATAAGTTATAGGTTAAGTTTGGAAAGTATAATaaagatttcaaaaaataaaaccaacttTAATGTACTACTTTATGAACCTTTATACCCATCTAATCCTTTCGTCTTTAAATCCCCAAAAACCCATTCACAAAGATAGAGTGAGAAGTTTACGATCCAATTCCAAATATTATCCCCCTGATTCCCCAATTCCACTATAACCCTCTTACTTTCCCAGACATGCTGCCCGGtgtaaagcaaaaaaaaagtggcaaTGGCGCCGTGGACATAAGTTCAATTAAAGTGCAATAACAACTCTATTATTGGCCAATGGCTGTATCAATAAGCGACGTCTTCCACTCGCCGCGATGACGTGAGATATGAAGAGCtctaaaacaataaaaatctGAAATCAATTTccacaaaagaaactgaaaaagAATCGCGGCCCGGCCGCCGCATCAGTGATGCGTAAACGTGTTGAGGTTGAGGCCCATTCGGGGGCCTTTGCTGGGGGACCTGGGCTACCGGTTGAAGTTGAAGTCGGAGTCGGAGTCGAAGATCGAAGTCAGTGCCGATTCATGTTCCATGTCCCAACAACCCATCCCGATCACACCTTAAATGGCGACGGAGACAGGCCGGAGTAACTCGAGAGCCTGTGATTACCTGAGAAAGAAGcgagaaatatttatgaacCGATGGCCCCAGATCCTCATCAATGGATGCTGCTGGCTGGATCTGAATGGACTATCGCCTGGCCATCTAGGGGGCAGTACCTCTCACTCTATCGCCACTCCATCTCCACAGAAAACCGCTGATGGATGCTGCACTTCGAAAAATGTTAGTCCttaaggaaaaaataatattttagataaaatataaaagcctcaaataaatatactttttaACTTTATAGTTCTTTCTGTAAAAAATCGAATTACCTACTTTCTTTTCAATGCTAGgcaatttatttaactttttttcaagTATAAAGCTGCGTAGCAGGAAGCACGCTCCAAGTAACTTatgaaaattcataaaaaacaaCATCGCTAGCAAAGATATAAATCCAAGAGGTTGAAAATCTTGGGAGGGGTTTCGGTGACCGAACAACAACAGGTGTAATAATTGAAATCGGTTTTTCCACAAAACCCTAATCACGGTGAGTGAGCGCGCGAGCCAAGCGTCCCATCCTAAGATACATTCTGCAGATACTTTTTGGCTTGCGGTTACGGTTGGCGGCTGTCTAGGC
This region of Drosophila bipectinata strain 14024-0381.07 chromosome 2L, DbipHiC1v2, whole genome shotgun sequence genomic DNA includes:
- the LOC138925725 gene encoding trichohyalin-like yields the protein MPRVSRLSQEQRRQAALNRSRARYERNASQIRVRNSQHIANVRDNNPNVREESRVQDSIARAQRRRSERVRNLERIRDAQAHSTRREDSDERRQEQLRNTAEHASRRTNPEIRSVERIQDAARHSNRRQDQDYRVSERTRDMEARATRRQDSEERRQEQLRNTAEHASRRTNPVIRSAERIQDAARHSNRRQDQDYRVSERTRDMEARATRRQDSEERRQEQLRNTAQRSTRRTIPEFRIPERIRDMDAHAIRREDPEERRREQLRNTAEHSTRRTIPEFRIPERIRDMDAHAIRREDPEERRREQLRNTAEHSTRRTIPEFRIPERIRDMDAHAIRREDPEERRREPVQNTAEHASRRTNPTFRISERIRDAAARAAHREDSEERAREQERNTEEHRQRRRDSVERQRERQRDANNRRATRRNPIARTQEQRINTSQRRETRQQRRIREEQIRQMAEDRLVNFRMDPQNRLDASQRQSQRNMDARAQLSEDELDQEREQQRNRIRATARDLYHRNIKEGPTEICICCGGTWFRSQKFLSA